In a single window of the bacterium genome:
- the rpsF gene encoding 30S ribosomal protein S6, with amino-acid sequence MRDYEVLYIVRADLDDDKVQEAVKRVNTLIERSGGTVERTNVWGKRKLAYEVKHQKEGAYVLQDFQFAPERVPELESALKISEEVLRHLIVRKPEKPAPAPVVPPPAEVVPEPVAVGSDAVAEPVVGADREES; translated from the coding sequence TTGCGGGATTACGAGGTTCTTTACATCGTTCGCGCCGACCTGGACGACGACAAGGTCCAGGAGGCGGTGAAGCGAGTCAACACGCTGATCGAGAGATCCGGCGGCACCGTCGAGCGCACCAACGTCTGGGGCAAGCGCAAGCTCGCGTACGAGGTCAAGCACCAGAAGGAGGGCGCTTACGTCCTCCAGGACTTCCAGTTCGCGCCCGAGCGCGTCCCCGAGCTCGAGTCGGCGCTGAAGATCAGCGAAGAGGTGCTGCGGCACCTCATCGTGCGCAAGCCGGAGAAGCCTGCCCCGGCCCCCGTTGTGCCGCCGCCGGCGGAGGTTGTGCCGGAGCCTGTCGCGGTCGGGTCTGATGCGGTGGCGGAACCGGTGGTTGGTGCGGATCGGGAGGAGTCGTAG